AATCGTCAAGGCCTACAACAAAAATTTGTTTTTTGTCGGTCATTTTTTTCAAAAATTAAAAGATTAATACAATAAAAACTTAGCCCGAATAATTCAAGAATTATTCCTGTCTCCGACAGCGACTAAGGTTCACTAAAATTTTTTTCAAAAATTTAAGTTTCCCGAATCAAGTTCGGGACAGGCTACCTAAGTCGGGGTTAACCTACATTTTATTCATATTTATAAAAATTTATGAATAATGCAGGTTAGGAGGGGCAAAACTCATAAAAAAATTTGAATTTACACCTCCACCGGAAAATTTTTATAAAATATCGCTGGCAATGACTCCTTACAGGGCAAGTTTTGCCAAAAAAAGCAAGAATTTGACCGGTAAGGTACTAACATGGCAATTTTCTGATTGTATCTTTATGTTCCGGATATTTTTCAATCAATTCCTCTTGTGTAAACATCTCAAAATCTTCGAAATGGAATCCCGGAGACATATTGCAGCTAACCAATATAAAGCCTTCCGGTTCAGTTACTTCTGCCCCGAAAATGGTGCCTCCCGGTACCAACAACGACAGATGCTGATCCTTATCCGGGTCATCCCCCAGAATATGCTTTTCAAACTCACAGTGAGGGGTAAAAAAATACAGGTTCATCGGGGAGCCATAATGAAAGTACCAGTATTCATTATACTTCAATCTGTGAAACCGCGAAGGCACATGAGAAGGGAGTAAATAGAAGATATTTGTTGCCAGGTTACGTCCTTCCACCTTCTTTTGATGTCTATATGTTTCCCTGTAATAACCTCCTTCAGGATGTTTGACTAAATCCAGTTGTTCTATCCAATAATCCGCACTATTTTTATTCATCGTTTCCGTAAATTGATTCTCCTTTTTATTTTAAACACATCTTTAACATATCTCAGATAAAGTTTCAAAACAATCTGATGTTCATCCGTCAAAATACAAAGATATTAAATCAAACAATTTTAACAACTCATGGAATTTTTCCGAACGAATTCGTATTTTCGAGCACGATCATCATCATTAAGAAGAAACCTCAACCGATTTGATACGTAAGAAGGAATATATCATACTGCTTTGATAAGTAAGAAAGAATATACCATATTGCTGGGAGACGATTCAGAACTGGATTTAATGTTTGCTGAAGAGGTTTTAAAATCCCATAGCGAAAATTACGAAATCCTCATAGCTTATGACGGTTTGGAGGTTTGTGAAAAAGCAATCAGTCAATATCCGGATATAATATTCGTAGATATTAACTTGCCACAGATGAACGGTATTGATGTGATCCGTTTTCTGAAAAGCAACCACCATACCCAACACATACCCCTTCTTGTCATTACCGCCAGGAATAATTTTCAGGAGGCTTTTGATGCCGGGGCAACGGATTTTATTCAAAAACCCTTAACCAGGAATAACCTGATCATTCGAACCCGGTCGGCTTTAAACCTCGTCGATTCCTACAGGGCCATAGAAAAACAAAAACTGGAGATTGAAAAACGGAACCATAAGATTATCAGGCAGCATGAGTCAGTGCTTCGGCAAAAAGAAATCATAAACAGAAAAGACAAGGAAATTACTGCGGATTTAAAATATGCCAAGCGGATACAGGATGCAATACTGCCCAAACAATCGCTTTTCAGCGAGATATTTCCCCAACATTTCATTCTCAATATACCAAAACACTTTGTAAGTGGTGATTTTTACTGGGTTGAAAAAAAGGAGAACAAAGCGATTATTGCCGTTGGAGATTGTACCGGGCACGGAGTTTCCGGGGCACTGATGCACATGATGGCTCTCATTTTCCTCAATCAGGTCATCAAAAATAAATCCCTTGAAAATCCAAATGAAATTCTCGAAGCGCTGAGGGATTATGTGATCTCTTCACTCCATCAAACCGGAGGTCATGGAGAAACCCATGACGGCATGGATATGGCATTATGTATCATCGACTATACCCATCATATTATCAAATTTGCAGGTGCCAACAATCCGCTTTATATAGTCAATAACAAAGGATTGAGGGAGATTAAAGGAGATCGTATACCTGTGGGGATCAATTTCAATTATAATAAGCCATTCACTACACATGAGATAAAAGTGGATAAGGGAGACACCCTGTATTTGTTCACGGACGGGTTTCCCGATCAATTCGGCGGACCTAAGGGAAAAAAATTCAGGTACAAATATTTTAAGGAACTCCTGATCGGAAGCAATGGTACCGCGTTAAAAAAACAAAAAGAAATACTCGAACAAACATTTCACAAATGGAAGGAAGGATATGAACAGCTTGACGATGTCTTGGTGGTGGGTATCAAAATCGGTTAATATTGAAAATTTGAAAAATTATACAATGCAGACGCGCCTATACATAACGCTTATTTTATTTGTATGGTTATTTTTTTCAACAGGTGAGTCTGCTGTTGCACAAAGTCTGAACCCGGGGGACCAGAAGGAATTAGAAAAGTATGAAGAACAAATCACCCGGCACCGCAATGAAAACAACATTAGAAAAGAGCTGGAATATTCCAATAAAGTGGCTTTCATATACTGGCAAAACAACCTTTATAACAAAGCTAAGGAGTATTTTGAGCGTTGCCGGGAGATCAATGAAAAACTGGATAACAAAAACGGGATTAAACTGACAAGCTATTACCTGGGCATGATCTACTCTCAGAAGGAACAATACGACCAGGCACTGGAATCCTTTCAGAGGGGGGTAAAGATAAGCAGGGAACTGGATTTAAAAAACAGCATCCTGTCCGGCCTGATCAACCTGGCTCAGACCCATCAGGCAATGAATAATTTTAAACAATCCAACCAACATGCTCAGGAAGCTCTGGCATTAGCCAAAGAACAGGATGATATGAAATCCGTAAGGTCCTGTTACGGTTTGCTCTCTGAAAACTTCAAAAAACTGGGCAACTCCGAAAAAAGCATCAAATATTTTGACCTGTTCTCCTCCGTTGATAAGCACTTAAAAGAGGAAAGGATCTCCGATATCCAGAATAAATCCGAAAGTAAGGTAAATCAGGCTCAGGCTGAAAAACAAAAAACACAAGATGAACTGAACGAGGAGGTCAGTAAAAGAAAAAGAACTCAGGACAGCCTGCAAAGGGCTGAACGCATCAGTCGTGAAAGACAGATGCAACTTGAGATGAAAGAACTGGAAATCAAAAAGAAACAGGCCCAGCTTAAGCTGGAAAGAACCATCCGCAACTCCTTGATCATAGGATTTGTATTGATTGCCGGATTTTCCATTCTGCTTTATCGTTTCTACAAACAAAAGAAAAAAGCCCACAAAAAGCTGGAAGCACAATATCAGCAAATCAATGCTCAAAACAAGCAGATTCAGGAACAAAAGAATAAACTGGAAATTCAGAATAACAAATTAAACGATAGTCTGACTTATGCAGAAAATATCCAGTCTGCCATACTCCCGGTTCAATCTGAGTTAAAGAAAGAATTTGATATTTTCGTTTTATACCGTCCTAAAGATATCGTTTCAGGGGACTTTTACTGGTTTACCCAGGTACACGAAAACGGCATGCCCCGGCCGATAACATTTCTTGCAGTTGTGGATTGCACAGGGCACGGGGTGCCGGGTGCATTCATGTCAATGATCGGAAACCGCATATTCAATGAGATCATTTCTGAAAAACGTATTGTGGAACCTGCAAAAATACTTGAATTGTTGAATCAATACATTGTTGAAGCATTGAGACAAGAAACCACTGATAACACCGATGGAATGGATGTATGCCTTATCAGCATGGAACATACAGATAATCACCAAAAAATCATCCGTTTTGCCGGAGCCAAAAGGCCATTATATTATTACAGCAAAAGCGAAGGAGAAATTAATAAAATCAGAGGAGACCGATATTCTATCGGTGGAATCAACAAAAACAAAAAGGGAAAGGAGTTTACTACCAAGCAGCTAAACCTTCAAAAGGAGGATATACTATACCTGACTACCGATGGCATTTTCGATCAGGTAAATAATTCCCGGAAGCGATTTAGCAGCAAACGGTTTTTAAAAGTACTCAATCATAATGCAGGTCAATCTCTTGAAATACAACACAATGAAATGGAAATGGCTCTTGACGAATTCAAGGGCAATTCCGAACAAAGAGACGACATCACCGTACTGGGAGCAAAAATTATTTAATTCATGCAAGAAAAAGATACCATACATCGCATTAGTACCCACTTAATAGAGACAGAGCGGAGCCTGCTTTCTTACGAAGGCCCCTTCTTTATTGATTTACTGACCATTTTCGGGAATTATCTGAAAATTATGACAGAAAACCATTCTCTGATTCAAAAAAAATTATTCAAGATCTATGTGGAATTGTCCCAGAACGTCGCCTATTACGCAGAAGAATACATCACCCTCAATAGTGAATCGAAGAGAATTGGAATCGGAGAAATAAGAATTACAGAAGATGGGGATCAATACCAATTGATGACCAAAAATCTGGTAAAAACAAAAGATGCGAATGTTCTGTCACAACGATGCGATATCATCAACAATTCAGCTTTGGAAGATCTGAAATACCTGAAAAGAGAATTGCGAAAAAGCTCAGAAAGCAATAAACTCGGTGCCCGTATCGGGCTGGTTCAGGCCAGACTTATTTCCAACAATCATTTAGATTTTAATATAATAGAAAAGGACAGACATTATTCTTATTTTAAATTGACCGTAAAATTTGACAAGAATGAATAACATTAATCTTGAGCGAGAAGCTTCGGCGCCTTATTATCCCGGTATCTACTTTAATGCCGAAACAGGAGTGTGTGAAATTGAAGGTGAATCGTATATGGAAGAAGCCTATAAATTTTATCTCCCCCTTATCAATTGGATAAAAGAATTCACCGAAAAAGAAAAACGCAAATTATACTTCAATGTCAAACTAATGTATTTTAATACCAGTACCTCCAAATGCCTTTTGGACATATTTGAGCTCCTGAAAAAATATTCAAATGAAGGAGGTGAAATCGAAATCACCTGGTATTACGACCCGGATGACCCGGACATGATTGATGAAGTAAAAGACTTTGAACGCGAAGCGGATCTGAATTTCAACATCAAGGAACTACAAACTTAAAAAAACGATTATCCGTGGATTCCTTTAATCACTCCCCCGTCTACACTGATGGTTTGGCCGGTAATGTATTCAGACTCTGCCGACAAAAGCCATTTAGCCAGTGAAGCAAGCTTTTCAGGATCGCCAATAAACCCCACCTTTGTTTGGCGTTTCATTCGTTCTCTGGCTTCATCCAATGAGATATTTTCATCCTTGCTTTTTTTCTCAAATAACCTGTTAAGGGCCCTGGTATTATGGAATCCCGGTGCCAGAACATTTACCGTGATTCCCAGATGGGCCATCTCTTCAGAGAGGGTTTTGGCATAACCTACCACTGCCAGTCTCATGGAGGTGCTCAGCACCAGATTTTCTATAGGCTGCTTAACCGAAGCACTCTCTAAAAACAAAATCCT
This window of the Bacteroidales bacterium genome carries:
- a CDS encoding cupin domain-containing protein, with protein sequence MNKNSADYWIEQLDLVKHPEGGYYRETYRHQKKVEGRNLATNIFYLLPSHVPSRFHRLKYNEYWYFHYGSPMNLYFFTPHCEFEKHILGDDPDKDQHLSLLVPGGTIFGAEVTEPEGFILVSCNMSPGFHFEDFEMFTQEELIEKYPEHKDTIRKLPC
- a CDS encoding DUF1987 domain-containing protein; translation: MNNINLEREASAPYYPGIYFNAETGVCEIEGESYMEEAYKFYLPLINWIKEFTEKEKRKLYFNVKLMYFNTSTSKCLLDIFELLKKYSNEGGEIEITWYYDPDDPDMIDEVKDFEREADLNFNIKELQT
- a CDS encoding SpoIIE family protein phosphatase, whose product is MQTRLYITLILFVWLFFSTGESAVAQSLNPGDQKELEKYEEQITRHRNENNIRKELEYSNKVAFIYWQNNLYNKAKEYFERCREINEKLDNKNGIKLTSYYLGMIYSQKEQYDQALESFQRGVKISRELDLKNSILSGLINLAQTHQAMNNFKQSNQHAQEALALAKEQDDMKSVRSCYGLLSENFKKLGNSEKSIKYFDLFSSVDKHLKEERISDIQNKSESKVNQAQAEKQKTQDELNEEVSKRKRTQDSLQRAERISRERQMQLEMKELEIKKKQAQLKLERTIRNSLIIGFVLIAGFSILLYRFYKQKKKAHKKLEAQYQQINAQNKQIQEQKNKLEIQNNKLNDSLTYAENIQSAILPVQSELKKEFDIFVLYRPKDIVSGDFYWFTQVHENGMPRPITFLAVVDCTGHGVPGAFMSMIGNRIFNEIISEKRIVEPAKILELLNQYIVEALRQETTDNTDGMDVCLISMEHTDNHQKIIRFAGAKRPLYYYSKSEGEINKIRGDRYSIGGINKNKKGKEFTTKQLNLQKEDILYLTTDGIFDQVNNSRKRFSSKRFLKVLNHNAGQSLEIQHNEMEMALDEFKGNSEQRDDITVLGAKII
- a CDS encoding SiaB family protein kinase, with the protein product MQEKDTIHRISTHLIETERSLLSYEGPFFIDLLTIFGNYLKIMTENHSLIQKKLFKIYVELSQNVAYYAEEYITLNSESKRIGIGEIRITEDGDQYQLMTKNLVKTKDANVLSQRCDIINNSALEDLKYLKRELRKSSESNKLGARIGLVQARLISNNHLDFNIIEKDRHYSYFKLTVKFDKNE
- a CDS encoding SpoIIE family protein phosphatase; the encoded protein is MISKKEYTILLGDDSELDLMFAEEVLKSHSENYEILIAYDGLEVCEKAISQYPDIIFVDINLPQMNGIDVIRFLKSNHHTQHIPLLVITARNNFQEAFDAGATDFIQKPLTRNNLIIRTRSALNLVDSYRAIEKQKLEIEKRNHKIIRQHESVLRQKEIINRKDKEITADLKYAKRIQDAILPKQSLFSEIFPQHFILNIPKHFVSGDFYWVEKKENKAIIAVGDCTGHGVSGALMHMMALIFLNQVIKNKSLENPNEILEALRDYVISSLHQTGGHGETHDGMDMALCIIDYTHHIIKFAGANNPLYIVNNKGLREIKGDRIPVGINFNYNKPFTTHEIKVDKGDTLYLFTDGFPDQFGGPKGKKFRYKYFKELLIGSNGTALKKQKEILEQTFHKWKEGYEQLDDVLVVGIKIG